The sequence CCTTTTTCTTTTTCATCCGGCCGATTCCCGTGCTGTTTTTCATCCATACGCTTTTCGCCGCGTTCATCCTGATGCTGATGTACGAGCCTTTGTTCGCGGGGATCGACGAGCGCGCGCGCGAGCTGGTGATGCGCGGCCGGGGCGATGTGCTGCGCCGCATCGACCGCCTCAACGCCGACCTGGCATCGCAATTCTCGCTCGACGAGATCGGAGCGTTTCTCGCCGGGCACGCCCCGCGCGAACTTGACCTTGCGCGCGCAGCGGTGTACCTGGCGGACGATTCGGGCGCGCTCGTTCGCCTGGCCGGCGACGGCGAAGCCCCCGGACGCTTTGACGCGGCGGCCACGGAGGCCGCGGCAGGATTGCCGGCGGACCCGACGACGCGCGAGCGGCTCACGCAACTGGCCTCCGAAAGTTACGTCGGCCCCGAAAAAGACCGCTGGGTCACGCTGCTTCGCCTTTTGCGCGACGGCGGCGCGCGGTGGATCGTGCCTCTGCGTCACCGCGACGAGCTTGTCGGCATCTATCTGGTCGGGCACGCGGCCGGCGTCGATGAGGCGGAAACCATGCGCGTTCTCCGCGCGCTGGCGGACCAGGCGGCGGTGCGCATCGCGAACGCGCGCATCTATCAGCGCATGCGTTCGCAGGATCGCCTCGCGACGCTCGGCGAAATGGCGGCGTCGGTCGCGCACGAAGTCCGCAACCCGCTCTCGTCGATGAAAGGCGCGGCGCAATATCTTCTCGACGAAAATCTGCCGAAAAGCTCACGCGAGTTCGTGGAGATCATTCTCGACGAAACGAACCGGCTGAACAGCATCCTCACGCGATATCTCGATTACGCGCGGCCCTTCGAAATCCGGCGTGCCGAAGTCGATTTGAACGAAACGGTGCGCGCGGTGGTCGGATTTCTGTCCGACGGCGACAAGCCGGCGAACGTCGCGATCGAGATGAAGCTTGACGAAACGCTCGGCACGCTCAGCATGGACGTGGAGCAGATCCGGCAGGTGCTCATCAACCTCATCAAGAACGCGTGGGAGGCGCAACCGCGGGGCGGCCTCGTTCGCGTGGCGACGCGAAGCGCCGGAGACCGGGTGCTCGTGGAAGTCATCGACCGGGGCGCGGGTATCGGCCCCGCGGAGCGGGAAAAATTGTTCATGCCGTTTTTTTCGACCAAACCGGCGGGATCGGGCCTCGGGTTGACGATCTCGCAACGCATTGCGCTCGCGCACGGGGGACGTATCTTCGCCGAGCCGGCCCAGGCCGGCGGCAGCCGCTTTGTGCTCGACCTTCCGCGTGACGGCGACACCCGTGAGCCGCGCCCATGAGCGGTACGATTCTCGTCGTGGACGACGAAAAGAACATCCGCCGCGTGCTCCGCGCGACGCTCGAGCGCGAGGGTTACGACGTTGTTGAGGCCGAGAGCGGCGAAGAGGCGCTCGCGATTCTTTCTCGCGAGCGCGTTGAGTGCGTATTGACCGATTTGCGCATGCCCGGCATCGACGGCATGGAGGTGCTGGCGCGCTCGCTTGCCGCCGACCGCGAATTGCCGATCGTCATGCTGACCGCGCACGGAACGGTGAACACCGCCGTCGAGGCCATGAAGCGAGGCGCGTTCGACTATCTCACCAAGCCGTTTGACAAGGACGAACTGCTGGCGTCGGTGGCGCGCGCGGTGCGCCAGCGCGATCTGGCGCGCAGCGAACCGGACGAGCCGGTCGGCGGCGCCTCGCGAAACGCCGCGATGCGATCGCTTTACGCGATGATCGACAAGGTCGCGAAAAGTCCGACCACGGTCCTCATCACCGGCGAATCCGGCACGGGCAAGGAGCTTGTCGCGCGGATGTTGCACGAGCGCGGCGATCGCGCGGACAAGCCGTATATCCGCATCAATTGCGCGGCCATGCCCGCGACCCTCGTCGAAAGCGAGTTGTTCGGGTACGAGCGCGGCGCGTTCACCGGCGCGGTGGGGAGTAAACCCGGGCGATTCGAATTGGCCGACAAGGGCACGCTGTTTCTCGACGAAATCGGAACCGTGCCGCTCGAGACGCAGGTCAAGCTTCTGCGCGCGATTCAGGAGCAGGAGTTCGAGCGCGTGGGCGGCGTGAGTTCGATCCGCGTCAATGTGCGCCTCGTCACGGCGACGAACGTCGATCTCCGGCAGGAGGTCGCCGCGGGCCGTTTTCGCGAGGATTTGTATTACCGGCTCAATGTCGTGCATCTGCGCCTGCCGCCGCTTCGGGAACGAACCGAGGATCTGGACATGCTCGCGCGGCAATTTATCGAACGCGCGAACAAGCGCGTGAAAAAGCGCGTCACCGGCATCGGCCCGGATGCGTGGGCGAGGCTTCGCGCGCATGCATGGCCCGGCAATATCCGCGAGCTCGAAAATGTCATCGAGCGCGCCGTGCTGCTGGCCGAGGGCGACACGATCGCCGCAAGCGACTTGCCCGATGAATTGGCGCACGCCGCGCCGGGCCCGGGCTCGCGAGCCGTTCCGGCGCCGGGCGCCGAGGCGGCGGGATTCGATCTGAAACAGGCTTCGCGCGAGGCGGCGGCGCGCGTGGAAATCGAGCTGATCGGCGCCGCGCTGAAAAAAACGCGCGGCAACGTGACGCAGGCCGCGAAGATCCTCGGCCTTTCGCGCAAGGGGCTACAGATCAAGATGCGCGAATACGGCCTGGATCGCGACGCGAACGAGCCGGCCTGAATCGGCAACGTCGAATTGCGAACCTTCGCGGCTTCCCGTAAGATCGCAACGCGTTAAAGCACCTGGAATTCTCCGATTTTTCAACCGGCAATAACGAGCGAGGACCGATAGCTTGAGCCGCTATTTTTCAAGCAGCGACGATTTCTACAAGATTTATGGAGCGTTTTTCGCACGCGCGGCGAGCGACGCCGCCGTCGGATCGTCGATGAAAAACGTCGACATGATCTTGCGCCTGAGCTACCAGGATCCGGAGGCGTTCGTTACTCTGCATGTCGGCGATCCGAAAGCGTTTGCCGACGGGCGTTACCTCAGCTTCGAGCTTGGCGACGCCACGCCTGTCGACAAACACAAGAACGCCCAGGCGGAGTTCGCGGGTTCCGCGGATTTCGCGCACCGCTTCTGGCTTGGGCTCGAGGAAATCGGGGCGGCGATCGTGCAGGGCAAGATCGCCGCGCGCGGCAATTTCGTCCGCGCCCTGACGCTCGTGCCAACGCTGCGCCCGGCCTTCAAGGTCTACCGCGAAACGCTCAAAGAGCTGGGTTACGAGCAGCTCGTTCTCGATTCCTGATTCCGCCTAACAAGGAGCCTCGCGTGATTATCGGAGTCCCCAGGGAGATCAAGTCCGATGAAAAGCGCGTCGCCATGACGCCGCTTGGCGTCACGGCCATGACCGCGCACGGCCACACCGTCCTTGTCGAAACCAACGCCGGAGCCGGAAGCCAGATTTCCGACGACGATTACCTGCGCGCCGGCGCGACCATCGCCCCCAACGCGGAGGAAACGTGGGCGCGCGCCGAGATGATCGTCAAGGTCAAGGAGCCTCTCGCCTCGGAAGTCCGTTTCCTCAAGGACAAGTTGATCTTCACCTACCTGCATCTCGCGGCGGTCAAGGATCTGACGCGCGCGATGGTCGATTCCCATTGCGTCGGCGTGGCGTACGAAACGATCGAATTGCCCGATCGTTCGCTTCCGCTGCTTGCCCCGATGAGCGAGGTGGCGGGCAAGCTCGCGCCGCAGGTGGGCGCGCACTACCTCGAAGCGGTCGCCGGCGGCCCGGGCGTGCTGCTGGCGGGCGTCTCCGGCGTGCGGCCGGCGTCGGTGACGATCATCGGCGCGGGCGTCGCGGGTCAGTGCGCGTGCGAGATCGCCGTCGGCATGGGCGCGCAGGTGACCATACTCGATATCAGCCCGGCGCGCCTGCGCTACGTGCACGATGTTTTTCGCGGCAAGGTCATCACGCTGATGAGCAACCATGGCAATATCGAGGACTCCGTCACGCAGTCCGAGCTCGTCATCGGCGCGGTGCTCATCCACGGGGCCAAGGCGCCGCGCCTCGTGACGCGCGACATGATCCGCCGCATGCGGCCCAAGAGCGTCATCGTGGATATCTCCGTCGATCAGGGCGGCTGCATCGAAACGACGCGCCCGACGACGCACAGCAATCCTGTTTTCGTGGAAGAGGGGGTGACGCATTACTGCGTCGCAAACATGCCCGGCATCGTGCCGCGCACGAGCACGTATGCGCTGACGAATTCGACGCTCAGCTACGCGTTGGAGCTTGCCGACAAAGGCCTGGAGCGCGCGGCAAAAGAAAATCCGGCGCTGCGCAAGGGCGTCAACATCTATCGCGGCAAGGTGTGTTATGAGGGCGTCGCCGAGGCGTGGAACCTGCCGTATACGCCCTATGAGGAGGCTGCGGGGATCGCGTAGGGGTTGAAGATGGAAGATTGGAGAACGCGGATCGCGTCCCGTCGATCCTCAATCCTCATTTACAGCAGCCGCAGGCTTTTCAGGAACGGGATCAGCGCGGCGGCGGACTCGGTTTCTCCGGAGCGCGCGACAAACGAGGCGATCCGCTCGCCCTCGGGGCGTTTGGTCACCTCGCCCGTCACGAGCGACCAGGCACGCAAGACATCGAGTTGCCATAGGCTTTTCACGCCGCGAACGCGGTAGGGCACGCCGGAATCGTCGCGGAAATCGACGACGTACTCCACATTCCTCCACGGGAAAATGCGCACATGGCCGCCCGTAGCCGGCATCTGGCGTCCGATACCCGAGACGGTGACACGGCTTGTCGGCGATAC comes from bacterium and encodes:
- a CDS encoding sigma-54 dependent transcriptional regulator; translation: MSGTILVVDDEKNIRRVLRATLEREGYDVVEAESGEEALAILSRERVECVLTDLRMPGIDGMEVLARSLAADRELPIVMLTAHGTVNTAVEAMKRGAFDYLTKPFDKDELLASVARAVRQRDLARSEPDEPVGGASRNAAMRSLYAMIDKVAKSPTTVLITGESGTGKELVARMLHERGDRADKPYIRINCAAMPATLVESELFGYERGAFTGAVGSKPGRFELADKGTLFLDEIGTVPLETQVKLLRAIQEQEFERVGGVSSIRVNVRLVTATNVDLRQEVAAGRFREDLYYRLNVVHLRLPPLRERTEDLDMLARQFIERANKRVKKRVTGIGPDAWARLRAHAWPGNIRELENVIERAVLLAEGDTIAASDLPDELAHAAPGPGSRAVPAPGAEAAGFDLKQASREAAARVEIELIGAALKKTRGNVTQAAKILGLSRKGLQIKMREYGLDRDANEPA
- the ald gene encoding alanine dehydrogenase, which encodes MIIGVPREIKSDEKRVAMTPLGVTAMTAHGHTVLVETNAGAGSQISDDDYLRAGATIAPNAEETWARAEMIVKVKEPLASEVRFLKDKLIFTYLHLAAVKDLTRAMVDSHCVGVAYETIELPDRSLPLLAPMSEVAGKLAPQVGAHYLEAVAGGPGVLLAGVSGVRPASVTIIGAGVAGQCACEIAVGMGAQVTILDISPARLRYVHDVFRGKVITLMSNHGNIEDSVTQSELVIGAVLIHGAKAPRLVTRDMIRRMRPKSVIVDISVDQGGCIETTRPTTHSNPVFVEEGVTHYCVANMPGIVPRTSTYALTNSTLSYALELADKGLERAAKENPALRKGVNIYRGKVCYEGVAEAWNLPYTPYEEAAGIA